Proteins from a single region of Paenibacillus sp. BIHB 4019:
- a CDS encoding excinuclease ABC subunit UvrA, translating into MSDSNQEYIVISGARENNLKNVSLRIPKRKITIFTGVSGSGKSSIVFDTIAAESTRLLNENFSMFVRNFLPRVPQPDTDGIENLSMAVIVDQKRLGGGSHSTMGTITDISPIFRLLFSRVGQPFIGQANMFSFNDPQGMCPECNGLGRRLGVDMSKAVDMSKSLNEGAILLPGYSVNGWDWNLIMQTGFFDADKKLSDYSKEELEQLLYAKAGKVEMQFAGKAMNITLEGIIEKFTNKYIKQDVKTKSERTQQTVAPYISEGPCTSCCGARLSQAALNCRINGLNIAELSSMEVGQLIRVIREINDPVAAPVVKSLTERLQHLVDIGLDYLTLDRETDTLSGGESQRVKMVKHLSGSLVDVTYIFDEPSVGLHPRDVHQLNELLQKLRDKGNSVIVVEHDPDVIKLADHIVDVGPHAGSRGGNIVYEGSFQGLLEAGTLTGTHMKRPLQLKHDCRQPSGKLSIKNATLHNLRNVSVDIPTGVLTVVTGVAGSGKSTLINEVFLSQHLDAIVIDQSAVGVSTRSNPATYTGIMDDVRKAFASANKVSPGLFSFNSKGACENCQGLGVVYTDLAFLDSVKLPCEECGGRRFKEEVLAYKLNGKSIAEVLEMTVEQALDFFELKVVVRKLQAMSDVGLNYITLGQPLSTLSGGECQRIKLASELHKQGSIYVLDEPTTGLHMSDIGLLLEIMNRLVDAGNTVIVIEHNLDVISQADWIIDMGPDGGSKGGQVVFEGTPPQIIDAEQSITGKYLM; encoded by the coding sequence ATGAGCGACTCTAATCAAGAGTACATCGTAATCTCGGGAGCGAGAGAAAACAATCTCAAAAACGTCTCCTTGCGCATTCCCAAGCGGAAGATCACGATTTTCACCGGGGTATCCGGATCTGGCAAATCATCGATCGTCTTTGATACAATCGCTGCAGAATCCACCCGGTTGCTCAATGAGAACTTCAGCATGTTCGTGCGCAATTTTCTGCCCCGTGTTCCACAGCCGGATACGGACGGAATCGAGAATCTGAGCATGGCTGTTATTGTCGATCAGAAGCGGCTTGGCGGCGGTTCCCATTCCACTATGGGCACGATTACCGATATTTCTCCCATTTTTCGTCTTCTTTTCTCCCGAGTGGGTCAGCCTTTTATTGGACAAGCCAATATGTTCTCATTTAACGATCCGCAAGGAATGTGTCCGGAGTGCAATGGGCTCGGTCGCAGGCTGGGCGTCGACATGAGCAAGGCGGTGGACATGTCAAAGTCGTTGAATGAAGGGGCCATTCTGCTGCCGGGCTATTCGGTGAACGGCTGGGATTGGAACTTGATCATGCAGACGGGGTTCTTCGATGCCGACAAGAAGCTGAGCGATTATTCGAAAGAGGAACTGGAGCAGCTGCTGTACGCCAAGGCGGGGAAAGTAGAAATGCAGTTTGCCGGCAAGGCAATGAACATTACTCTGGAAGGCATCATTGAGAAGTTCACCAACAAGTACATTAAGCAGGATGTGAAGACGAAGTCCGAGCGCACTCAACAGACTGTTGCGCCGTACATCTCTGAAGGCCCCTGCACCAGCTGCTGCGGCGCGAGGCTTAGTCAGGCTGCACTCAATTGCAGGATCAATGGACTCAATATTGCAGAACTGTCCTCAATGGAGGTCGGACAGCTCATTCGCGTCATACGGGAGATTAACGATCCTGTTGCCGCTCCGGTCGTCAAGTCGCTGACAGAACGTCTGCAGCATCTAGTGGATATTGGGCTTGACTACTTGACATTGGACCGTGAGACGGATACTTTGTCCGGTGGCGAGTCGCAGCGCGTCAAGATGGTTAAGCATCTGAGCGGCAGTCTGGTGGACGTCACTTACATTTTTGATGAGCCAAGTGTGGGCTTGCACCCCCGCGATGTGCATCAGTTAAATGAGCTATTGCAAAAGCTCCGGGACAAGGGCAATAGCGTCATTGTCGTCGAGCATGATCCCGATGTAATTAAGCTCGCAGATCATATTGTCGACGTTGGGCCACACGCCGGCAGCCGCGGCGGCAACATCGTATATGAAGGAAGCTTCCAAGGTTTGCTGGAGGCAGGTACATTGACAGGCACCCATATGAAGCGGCCGCTCCAGCTGAAGCATGATTGCAGGCAGCCGTCTGGCAAGCTCTCCATCAAGAATGCCACACTGCACAACTTGCGAAACGTGAGTGTAGATATTCCAACCGGCGTGCTAACGGTAGTTACGGGTGTCGCCGGCTCGGGGAAAAGCACGCTGATTAATGAAGTGTTCCTCAGCCAGCATCTGGATGCGATCGTCATCGACCAATCGGCGGTAGGCGTGTCAACGCGCTCTAATCCCGCGACCTACACGGGGATTATGGATGATGTGCGAAAGGCATTTGCTTCCGCGAACAAGGTCAGCCCAGGTTTGTTCAGCTTCAACTCCAAGGGGGCCTGCGAGAACTGCCAAGGGCTCGGTGTTGTATATACAGACCTTGCCTTTCTCGACAGCGTAAAGCTGCCGTGCGAAGAATGTGGAGGCAGACGGTTCAAGGAAGAGGTGCTCGCGTACAAGCTGAACGGCAAGTCCATTGCAGAAGTGCTGGAAATGACTGTGGAGCAGGCATTGGATTTTTTCGAGCTGAAAGTCGTTGTACGCAAGCTGCAGGCGATGAGCGATGTGGGGCTGAACTATATAACGCTTGGCCAACCGCTCAGCACGCTCTCGGGCGGGGAATGCCAGCGCATCAAGCTGGCAAGCGAGCTGCATAAGCAGGGCAGCATCTACGTACTGGACGAGCCGACGACAGGTCTGCATATGTCAGATATCGGTCTTCTTCTGGAGATCATGAACCGCCTCGTGGATGCCGGCAATACGGTAATCGTTATCGAACACAATCTCGATGTGATCAGCCAAGCCGATTGGATCATTGATATGGGACCGGACGGAGGCAGCAAGGGCGGCCAGGTAGTGTTCGAGGGCACACCTCCGCAGATCATCGATGCGGAGCAGTCGATTACAGGAAAATATCTGATGTAA
- a CDS encoding deoxyribonuclease IV codes for MLIGSHVSMGGKTMLLRASEEAASYGANTFLIYTGAPQNSKRKPIAAYNISAGHAHMKEHGISHIVVHAPFLVNLANTINSKVFEYSVSFMCDELERTEALGSDQIVMHPGSHVGAGVDLGIKKIIEGLNEVLAHKMAYKTNLQISLETMAGKGTECGRSFEELARIIDGVTHNERLSICLDTCHVHDAGYDIVHDFDGVLEEFERIIGLERLKVVHINDSKNERGSRKDRHENIGHGYIGLQALDYIVHHPQLIDLPKLLETPSIGKIKYKDPPYKHEIALLRREITEPVLKRHEITES; via the coding sequence ATGCTAATCGGCAGTCATGTATCTATGGGTGGCAAAACGATGCTGCTAAGAGCAAGTGAAGAGGCTGCATCCTATGGTGCTAATACATTTTTGATATATACAGGAGCTCCTCAAAATAGTAAAAGAAAGCCCATAGCAGCCTATAACATTTCAGCGGGCCATGCACATATGAAGGAACATGGCATTAGCCATATCGTTGTTCATGCCCCTTTCCTGGTCAATTTGGCTAATACGATTAACAGTAAAGTATTTGAATACAGCGTATCATTTATGTGTGACGAATTAGAACGGACAGAAGCTCTAGGCTCAGATCAGATTGTTATGCATCCGGGGAGTCATGTCGGGGCAGGAGTGGATTTGGGAATCAAAAAAATAATAGAAGGACTGAACGAAGTGCTGGCCCATAAAATGGCCTACAAAACAAATCTTCAAATCTCCCTTGAAACGATGGCTGGCAAAGGAACTGAATGTGGAAGAAGCTTTGAAGAGCTGGCTCGGATTATCGATGGAGTTACACACAATGAACGATTATCCATATGTCTGGACACTTGCCACGTGCATGATGCTGGATATGATATCGTTCACGATTTTGACGGTGTGTTGGAGGAATTTGAGCGGATCATCGGTTTAGAACGGTTAAAAGTGGTTCATATTAATGACTCTAAAAATGAACGAGGCTCTCGTAAAGATAGACATGAGAACATTGGTCATGGATATATTGGCTTACAGGCGCTGGACTACATTGTACACCATCCTCAACTGATCGATCTGCCCAAGCTGCTGGAGACGCCCTCGATAGGCAAAATCAAATATAAAGATCCGCCCTATAAGCATGAAATCGCGCTGCTCCGAAGAGAAATAACCGAACCGGTTTTGAAACGGCATGAAATAACTGAATCATGA
- a CDS encoding MarR family transcriptional regulator: MTKVLYKTKMKLMNETYILSLVGRIHRQGNRFIESELRERNIKDIAPSHGDILFRLYQQESLTMHELSKLIDRDKSTVTVLVDKMVKKGYIRKEKDLKDTRIYRLTLTEKGYDLRKVFEEISDSLIDKIYSKFAIEEKKQIIELLRKIEF, translated from the coding sequence TTGACAAAAGTTTTATATAAAACTAAAATGAAGCTCATGAATGAAACATATATTTTATCTTTAGTTGGCCGCATCCATCGTCAGGGTAATCGGTTTATAGAAAGTGAGCTAAGAGAAAGAAATATTAAGGATATTGCGCCATCACATGGTGATATCTTGTTTAGACTGTATCAGCAAGAAAGCCTTACTATGCATGAGTTATCCAAGCTAATCGACCGAGACAAATCAACAGTAACCGTTTTGGTTGATAAAATGGTGAAGAAAGGATACATCCGAAAAGAGAAGGATCTAAAGGATACGCGTATATATCGGCTAACTCTTACAGAGAAAGGATACGATCTTAGAAAAGTTTTTGAAGAAATATCTGATTCTCTAATAGACAAAATATATAGCAAGTTCGCTATTGAGGAAAAAAAACAAATCATAGAACTTCT
- a CDS encoding alpha/beta fold hydrolase produces the protein MKKTKFIFITVMSMILALTLSGIGQSSKASAATARTPVVFVHGLGGSDSNFIYIESYLRSQGWSSNELFAIDLPSKQGNQLLNSAAISQFVDNTLSETGHTKVNIVAHSMGGANSLYYILNRSGASKVDKLVTLGGANRLTTTTAPTGIKVTSIYSTSDTIVSPALSRLDGANNIQISLVSHIGLLLNSQVNTLIKTALNE, from the coding sequence ATGAAAAAGACCAAATTTATTTTTATAACTGTAATGAGCATGATTCTTGCCTTGACTCTATCGGGTATAGGGCAAAGCTCGAAGGCTTCTGCGGCCACAGCACGCACGCCTGTCGTATTCGTGCACGGATTGGGAGGTTCGGATAGCAATTTCATATACATTGAAAGTTATCTGCGCAGTCAGGGCTGGTCCAGTAATGAGTTATTTGCGATTGATCTGCCCAGCAAACAAGGGAATCAGCTATTGAATTCGGCAGCTATTAGCCAATTCGTAGATAATACGCTCAGTGAAACCGGCCACACTAAAGTCAACATTGTTGCTCACAGCATGGGAGGGGCCAATAGCTTATATTACATACTGAACCGTAGCGGAGCTTCCAAAGTGGACAAGCTGGTGACCCTTGGAGGAGCCAATCGGCTGACTACAACCACAGCGCCAACAGGAATCAAGGTCACTTCCATATATTCTACAAGCGATACGATCGTATCGCCTGCACTATCCCGTTTAGACGGGGCGAACAACATCCAGATTTCGCTGGTTTCCCATATCGGTCTGCTTCTCAATTCCCAAGTGAACACCTTGATCAAAACAGCCTTAAACGAATAG
- a CDS encoding metalloregulator ArsR/SmtB family transcription factor, whose translation MSENNPMRDVFDAIADPTRRRLIQLLAETDEIPLHELTAQFQMGRTAVSKHLTILKEAGLVLDRKVGRETRFRLNASPLREIQDWVSFYSKFWSANMLDLNQLFDEEEE comes from the coding sequence GTGAGCGAGAACAACCCGATGCGGGATGTGTTTGACGCGATTGCAGATCCAACTAGACGCCGACTGATTCAGCTGTTAGCCGAAACAGACGAGATACCGCTTCATGAGTTAACGGCACAGTTTCAAATGGGCCGAACAGCCGTATCCAAGCATTTGACAATCCTGAAAGAGGCCGGGCTGGTGCTTGATCGAAAAGTCGGCAGAGAAACACGATTTAGGCTAAATGCCTCTCCACTCAGAGAAATTCAAGATTGGGTAAGCTTCTACAGCAAGTTTTGGAGTGCGAATATGCTTGACTTGAACCAACTATTTGATGAGGAAGAAGAATGA